One Ruegeria pomeroyi DSS-3 genomic region harbors:
- a CDS encoding aldehyde dehydrogenase (NADP(+)), with product MINGKNLIDGVWVGSDNVAHSADLAGQSFALATKAQVNAACQAARRDFRAYSKTARGERAAFLRAIAEEIDKLGDEITRTGMAETGLPEMRLIGERGRTTGQLRMFADLIEGTDYLDIRKDGALPDRAPLPRPDLRLTHKAIGPVVVFGASNFPLAFSTAGGDTASALAAGCPVIVKGHSAHAGTADLVAQAIETAILACNMPKATFQMLQGSGREVGSALVQHPEITAVGFTGSLAGGRELYDQCHARPHPIPFYGELGSVNPMFCLPAAMDARAAEIGAGWAASLTMGAGQFCTNPGIAVMVKGDPADALEAACVDALRKTPEQKMLTDGIHKAFESGVKGVSGLIEEVAGCGTAKAARSGLPALFKVTARAWMANPILQQEIFGSAGIIVLCDDVAEMVELAEILEGQLTVTLHLDDADADLAAVLMPIVEEKAGRILANGFATGVEVCSSMMHGGPYPASTDVRATSVGTLAIARWLRPVSYQNIPSALLPSELRE from the coding sequence ATGATAAATGGAAAGAACCTGATTGACGGCGTTTGGGTCGGATCGGACAACGTGGCGCATTCCGCCGATCTGGCGGGGCAGAGCTTTGCCCTGGCGACCAAGGCCCAGGTGAACGCGGCCTGCCAGGCCGCGCGCCGCGATTTTCGCGCCTATAGCAAAACTGCCCGGGGCGAGCGGGCGGCCTTTCTCCGCGCGATTGCGGAAGAGATAGACAAGCTTGGGGACGAGATCACCCGCACCGGTATGGCGGAAACGGGCCTGCCCGAGATGCGCCTCATCGGTGAACGCGGCCGGACAACAGGCCAGTTGCGGATGTTTGCCGACCTGATCGAAGGGACCGACTATCTTGATATTCGCAAGGATGGCGCCTTGCCGGATCGCGCACCACTGCCACGCCCGGATTTGCGCCTGACGCACAAGGCCATCGGGCCGGTCGTGGTCTTCGGGGCCTCGAACTTTCCCCTGGCCTTCTCGACGGCGGGCGGTGACACGGCCTCGGCCCTGGCGGCGGGCTGCCCGGTCATTGTCAAGGGCCATAGCGCCCATGCAGGAACCGCCGATCTGGTTGCGCAGGCGATCGAGACGGCAATTCTTGCCTGCAACATGCCCAAGGCAACCTTTCAGATGCTGCAAGGCTCCGGCCGCGAAGTTGGCTCGGCGCTGGTTCAGCATCCCGAGATCACGGCCGTCGGGTTTACCGGCTCACTCGCCGGCGGTCGGGAGCTCTATGATCAGTGCCACGCACGTCCCCATCCGATCCCCTTCTATGGTGAATTGGGTTCGGTGAACCCGATGTTCTGCCTGCCGGCAGCCATGGACGCCCGCGCCGCAGAAATCGGTGCAGGCTGGGCCGCGTCCCTGACCATGGGGGCGGGACAGTTCTGTACCAACCCCGGCATCGCGGTCATGGTCAAGGGCGATCCGGCTGACGCTCTTGAGGCTGCCTGTGTCGATGCGCTGCGCAAGACGCCGGAACAAAAGATGCTGACTGACGGCATCCACAAAGCCTTTGAGAGTGGCGTCAAGGGAGTGTCCGGCCTGATAGAAGAAGTGGCTGGCTGTGGAACAGCAAAGGCGGCCCGGTCCGGCTTGCCTGCGCTGTTCAAGGTGACAGCAAGGGCATGGATGGCGAACCCGATCCTGCAACAGGAGATCTTTGGCTCTGCCGGGATCATAGTCCTGTGCGACGATGTTGCGGAAATGGTGGAACTGGCCGAAATCCTGGAAGGCCAGTTGACCGTAACGCTTCACCTGGATGACGCGGATGCTGATCTGGCCGCGGTGCTCATGCCAATTGTCGAAGAGAAGGCCGGGCGCATTCTGGCAAATGGTTTTGCAACGGGTGTCGAAGTCTGTTCGTCCATGATGCATGGTGGCCCATATCCGGCCAGCACAGATGTACGTGCGACCTCGGTCGGTACATTGGCAATTGCGCGTTGGCTGCGTCCGGTTAGCTACCAGAACATCCCGAGCGCGCTGCTGCCTTCGGAACTCAGAGAGTAA
- a CDS encoding dihydrodipicolinate synthase family protein → MSTRYTGIWPVAPTPFHDDGSLDLDGMKRVLDCLIDQGADGICILANFSEQFLISDAERETLTRLCLEHVAGRVPMIVTISHFATQIAVERARFAKGLGADIVMMMPPYHGALLKGTAQQTFDQFKAVGEVGIPIMVQDAPLSGVDLPVPLLVRMAQEIDMVRLFKIECPRAANKLRALIEQGGAAIEAPFDGEEAITLLADLDAGATGSMTSGMIVDQIKPVLTHYHAGRLDEATAAYGRVAMAINHENRQCGWQSCKAAMVEGGVIRSDFCRHPIDPLHPAIRARLIDLLRPLDPLVLNWGK, encoded by the coding sequence ATGTCGACCAGATATACTGGCATATGGCCCGTTGCGCCGACGCCGTTCCACGATGACGGCTCGCTTGATCTCGACGGCATGAAGCGCGTTCTCGACTGCCTGATCGACCAGGGGGCCGACGGGATCTGCATTCTCGCCAACTTTTCGGAACAGTTCCTGATTTCGGATGCGGAACGCGAAACCCTGACACGCCTCTGCCTGGAACATGTTGCGGGCCGGGTGCCGATGATCGTTACCATCAGCCACTTTGCCACGCAGATCGCCGTGGAACGGGCCAGGTTCGCCAAAGGTCTTGGCGCGGACATCGTGATGATGATGCCGCCCTATCACGGCGCCCTGTTGAAGGGCACCGCTCAGCAGACATTCGACCAGTTCAAGGCAGTGGGCGAGGTCGGCATTCCGATCATGGTGCAGGACGCCCCCCTGTCGGGCGTCGATCTGCCGGTACCCCTGCTGGTCAGGATGGCGCAGGAAATCGACATGGTGCGGCTTTTCAAGATCGAATGCCCGCGTGCGGCCAACAAGCTGCGCGCCCTGATCGAGCAAGGCGGGGCCGCCATCGAGGCACCTTTTGACGGTGAAGAAGCCATCACGCTTCTGGCCGATCTGGATGCGGGCGCGACGGGGTCGATGACCTCGGGCATGATCGTTGATCAGATCAAGCCGGTGCTCACCCACTATCATGCCGGTCGCCTGGATGAAGCGACGGCAGCCTATGGCCGGGTCGCCATGGCCATCAATCATGAAAACCGCCAATGCGGATGGCAGAGCTGCAAGGCGGCCATGGTCGAGGGCGGGGTCATTCGATCCGATTTCTGTCGCCACCCGATCGACCCCCTGCACCCGGCGATCCGGGCCCGGCTAATCGACCTTTTGAGACCTCTGGACCCGCTGGTCCTGAACTGGGGAAAATAG
- a CDS encoding L-rhamnonate dehydratase: MSKIKSVRTRVWNWTGPTVPPTGNFCTNASDVLWDKGDAMSSFRFHQWLTCEVETDDGTIGIGNAALAPTVVKKAIDDWFAPMVIGEDPFDYAYLWEKMYRRSHAWGRKGIGMTAISAVDLAIWDLMGKLTGKPVFKLLGGRTKEKIPVYYSKLYSGPIDTMQAEAEEARKNNYPGYKMRFGWGPKDGMAGMRENLKRVEAVREVIGYDVDLMLECYQGWNLDYTKRMLPKLVKYEPRWLEEPVIADDVEGYRELNAMNIVPISGGEHEFSVIGCKDLIEKKAVSVLQYDTNRVGGITAAQKINAIAEAFQVPVIPHAGQMHNYHLTMANANCMISEYFPVFDVEVGNELFYYIFEGDPAAVDGFLDLDDNIPGLGISITDKYLKHFEIQE; this comes from the coding sequence ATGAGCAAGATCAAATCTGTACGCACCCGCGTCTGGAACTGGACCGGCCCGACCGTGCCGCCCACCGGAAACTTCTGCACCAATGCCTCGGACGTGCTTTGGGACAAGGGCGATGCCATGTCCTCGTTCCGTTTCCACCAGTGGCTGACCTGCGAGGTCGAAACCGATGACGGCACTATAGGCATCGGCAACGCGGCCCTAGCCCCCACGGTTGTGAAAAAGGCCATCGACGACTGGTTTGCACCCATGGTGATCGGCGAAGACCCGTTCGACTATGCCTATCTCTGGGAAAAGATGTACCGCCGCTCCCACGCCTGGGGCCGCAAGGGTATCGGGATGACCGCCATTTCTGCCGTCGATCTGGCGATCTGGGACCTGATGGGCAAGCTGACGGGCAAGCCTGTCTTCAAGCTGCTCGGCGGGCGCACCAAAGAGAAGATCCCGGTTTATTATTCCAAGCTCTACTCTGGCCCCATCGACACCATGCAGGCAGAGGCCGAAGAAGCCAGGAAGAACAACTATCCCGGCTACAAGATGCGCTTTGGCTGGGGTCCCAAGGATGGCATGGCCGGGATGCGCGAGAACCTCAAGCGGGTCGAGGCCGTGCGCGAGGTGATCGGCTATGACGTCGATCTGATGCTGGAATGCTATCAGGGCTGGAATCTTGACTATACCAAGCGGATGCTGCCGAAACTGGTCAAGTATGAGCCGCGCTGGCTGGAGGAACCGGTCATCGCCGACGATGTCGAGGGCTATCGTGAACTGAACGCCATGAACATCGTTCCGATCTCCGGGGGCGAGCACGAGTTCTCGGTGATCGGGTGCAAGGACCTGATCGAGAAGAAGGCCGTTTCGGTCCTGCAATACGATACCAACCGGGTCGGCGGCATCACTGCGGCGCAGAAGATCAACGCCATCGCCGAGGCCTTCCAGGTGCCTGTCATCCCCCATGCCGGGCAGATGCACAATTATCACCTGACCATGGCCAATGCGAATTGCATGATCAGTGAATACTTCCCGGTCTTTGACGTCGAGGTCGGAAACGAGCTGTTCTACTACATCTTCGAAGGCGATCCCGCTGCTGTGGACGGCTTCCTTGATCTGGATGACAACATCCCGGGTCTGGGCATCTCGATCACCGACAAGTATCTGAAACACTTTGAGATTCAGGAGTAA
- a CDS encoding 4-hydroxythreonine-4-phosphate dehydrogenase PdxA: MSKPRIAIVPGDPSGIGPELIAKLLNDEGVLEAANVLLVGDRHLWEQGAAQAGQEVPLNSLDPRAIPIQTGLAHLNMQTIDPSEISIGEVTVAGGTTSLRCLEKALDLAQAGLVDGVLFGPFNKAAMTAAGLNAEDEHKYMARYLGFAGYHSEINVLDDLMTTRVTSHIGLKDVAANISQEGILRAVNLANDTLRKAGKARPRIAVAALNPHAGDNGKFGREEIDILEPAVRQAQEKQLDVTGPWPSDTVFLKAKRGEVDAVVTMYHDQGQIAIKLMGFERGVTVAGGLPIPVATPAHGTAFDIAGQNKANVGATRQAFDLLVRMAKTHRADREAASGDTQ; encoded by the coding sequence ATGAGCAAACCTCGTATTGCTATCGTACCGGGCGACCCGTCGGGCATCGGACCGGAGTTGATCGCAAAGCTGCTGAATGACGAAGGTGTTCTGGAGGCGGCCAACGTGCTCTTGGTGGGGGATCGCCATCTTTGGGAGCAGGGTGCGGCCCAGGCCGGGCAAGAGGTGCCGTTGAACAGCCTCGATCCGCGCGCCATTCCAATTCAGACCGGGTTGGCTCATCTGAACATGCAGACCATTGACCCGAGCGAGATCAGCATCGGCGAAGTGACGGTTGCCGGTGGCACGACCTCGTTGCGTTGCCTCGAAAAGGCACTCGACCTTGCGCAGGCGGGGCTGGTGGATGGGGTGCTTTTTGGCCCCTTCAACAAGGCGGCGATGACCGCTGCGGGACTGAACGCAGAAGATGAACACAAATACATGGCCCGCTATCTTGGCTTTGCGGGTTATCATTCCGAAATCAACGTCCTTGACGATTTGATGACCACCCGTGTCACCTCGCACATCGGGCTGAAGGATGTCGCCGCCAATATTTCCCAGGAAGGCATCCTGCGGGCGGTGAACCTTGCCAATGACACCCTGCGCAAAGCCGGCAAAGCCCGCCCAAGGATCGCTGTGGCGGCGCTTAATCCTCATGCCGGAGACAACGGGAAATTTGGCCGGGAAGAGATAGACATTCTCGAACCCGCTGTCAGACAGGCACAGGAAAAGCAACTGGATGTCACCGGGCCCTGGCCGTCTGACACGGTCTTTCTCAAGGCAAAACGGGGTGAGGTCGATGCGGTCGTGACCATGTATCACGACCAGGGTCAGATCGCGATCAAACTGATGGGATTTGAGCGCGGGGTCACCGTGGCCGGCGGCTTGCCGATCCCCGTCGCGACCCCTGCCCATGGCACCGCCTTCGATATCGCAGGACAGAACAAAGCAAATGTTGGCGCAACCCGTCAGGCCTTTGACCTGCTGGTGCGCATGGCAAAAACCCACCGCGCCGACCGCGAAGCGGCATCAGGAGACACTCAATGA
- a CDS encoding GlcG/HbpS family heme-binding protein — MENTIKTRALTHKGTMKMLEAAIAEAEKIGQPQCIVIVDASGELLAEVRMSGAKFLSRKSARSKALTASSIGAPTTNIPEAVRPFIASATGGDVTGLPGGLPIISESTLLGGIGVGSGSGNQDIAVAKAALAAIGAETDFA, encoded by the coding sequence ATGGAAAACACGATCAAGACCCGGGCTTTGACGCACAAGGGCACTATGAAAATGCTCGAGGCTGCCATTGCCGAGGCCGAAAAGATCGGCCAGCCGCAGTGCATCGTCATTGTCGATGCAAGCGGCGAACTGCTGGCCGAGGTGCGCATGTCCGGCGCCAAGTTCCTCAGCCGGAAATCGGCGCGGAGCAAGGCGCTGACGGCTTCCTCGATTGGCGCGCCGACCACAAACATTCCCGAAGCGGTCCGCCCCTTCATCGCAAGCGCGACGGGAGGCGATGTCACCGGGTTGCCTGGCGGGCTTCCGATTATCAGCGAGTCAACCTTGCTGGGCGGCATCGGCGTCGGCTCTGGCAGTGGCAATCAGGATATCGCCGTTGCCAAGGCGGCATTGGCTGCAATCGGGGCGGAAACGGACTTCGCCTAA
- a CDS encoding DctP family TRAP transporter solute-binding subunit, protein MNTLKLLAGAAAALAMSLSAAAAETTLKLAHAAPETDLQQAMSLFFKEQVEARSNGSVKVNIFPSGQLGNDAQMIDGTRAGIIDISMVGLNNYSGLMPESAAFTLPFMFPTRDAAYRVLDGDVGQGVLADMAQFGLKGLGFPENGYRNMTNNRGPIKAPADVAGLQMRVNNSKALNDMFAELSANPQQIPVAELYTALETGVVDAQDHPIGVTLSFKFYEVQKYLSMTRHAYSPLALTMNHKAFEGLSDDEQKIVLDVAKEAVDLQRKLSIEKEDGMIADLEAAGMTVNDDVDGAAFQAAITPVWDSFVAQHGDGLIKAILAASK, encoded by the coding sequence ATGAACACCCTTAAACTGCTTGCAGGTGCCGCCGCAGCCCTGGCCATGAGCCTTTCTGCCGCTGCCGCCGAAACCACGCTGAAGCTGGCCCATGCGGCGCCAGAGACCGATCTTCAGCAAGCCATGTCGCTGTTCTTCAAAGAGCAGGTCGAAGCCCGCTCAAACGGCAGCGTGAAGGTCAATATCTTTCCGTCCGGCCAGTTGGGCAATGACGCGCAGATGATTGACGGAACGCGGGCAGGCATCATCGACATTTCGATGGTGGGTCTGAACAACTATTCCGGCCTGATGCCTGAATCCGCAGCTTTTACGCTGCCCTTCATGTTCCCGACGCGGGACGCGGCTTACCGGGTTCTTGACGGAGACGTCGGCCAGGGCGTGCTGGCCGATATGGCGCAGTTTGGCCTGAAGGGGCTTGGCTTTCCCGAAAACGGTTACCGTAACATGACCAACAACCGCGGCCCGATCAAGGCGCCCGCCGATGTTGCCGGGCTTCAGATGCGGGTGAACAACTCCAAGGCGCTGAATGACATGTTCGCCGAGCTCAGCGCCAACCCGCAGCAGATCCCGGTGGCCGAGCTTTACACCGCCCTCGAAACCGGCGTGGTGGATGCGCAGGACCATCCGATCGGCGTGACGCTGTCCTTCAAGTTCTACGAGGTGCAGAAATACCTCAGCATGACGCGGCATGCCTATTCCCCGCTGGCCCTGACGATGAACCACAAGGCCTTTGAGGGCCTGTCGGACGATGAACAGAAGATCGTTCTGGATGTCGCAAAAGAAGCGGTCGACCTTCAGCGCAAGCTGAGCATCGAGAAAGAGGATGGCATGATCGCCGATCTTGAAGCAGCCGGCATGACCGTCAACGACGATGTCGATGGCGCGGCCTTCCAGGCGGCAATCACCCCGGTTTGGGACAGCTTTGTCGCGCAGCATGGCGACGGCCTGATCAAGGCAATCCTTGCCGCATCCAAGTAA
- a CDS encoding TRAP transporter large permease subunit: MTLALFLGVLLVSIFLGLPVAFALLLASIALMFQLDTFSTDILAQSLINGVDSFPLLAIPFFLVAGEVMSAGGLSQRIVRLATSLVGHRRGGLGYVAIFTSILLAGLSGSAVADAAALVSILYPMMKKAGYPEGHSMGLLASGGIIAPVIPPSLPLILIGVAGGISIKSLFLGGIVPGLLMGLTLVLVWGVLMRKEDLEVAPRATAGERLRAVREGFWALLLPVIIIGGIRFGVFTPTEAAVVAAVYAIFVSTLVYRELNLKALFHVLVSAGRATAMVMFLVGCAMVAAWLITIAQLPQQLAAMLGPLVDHPRLLMAVIMLIVLAVGMVMDLAPTVLILVPLLMPVVKLAGIDPVYFGLMFVINTSIGLITPPVGNVLNVVCGVGRVPMSAAVRGVAPFILAYLALLALFVVFPNIIITPMKFIIG; the protein is encoded by the coding sequence ATGACCCTTGCTCTCTTCCTTGGCGTTCTGTTGGTTTCGATCTTTCTCGGACTGCCTGTCGCCTTCGCGCTCTTGCTGGCGTCGATTGCCCTGATGTTCCAGCTGGATACGTTCAGCACCGATATTCTTGCTCAATCCTTGATCAACGGGGTCGATAGTTTCCCCTTGCTGGCGATTCCCTTCTTTCTGGTCGCTGGCGAGGTGATGTCCGCCGGCGGGCTGTCGCAACGGATCGTGCGTCTGGCCACCAGCCTTGTCGGGCATCGCCGTGGCGGCCTGGGATATGTGGCGATCTTTACCTCGATCCTGCTTGCCGGTCTGTCAGGATCTGCGGTTGCCGATGCGGCTGCATTGGTCAGTATTCTTTATCCGATGATGAAGAAGGCCGGCTATCCAGAGGGCCATTCGATGGGATTGCTCGCATCGGGCGGTATCATCGCACCGGTCATTCCGCCCTCGCTGCCCCTGATCCTTATCGGTGTCGCTGGTGGTATTTCGATCAAAAGCCTGTTCCTGGGCGGGATCGTGCCCGGGCTCTTGATGGGGCTGACTTTGGTCCTGGTCTGGGGCGTTCTGATGCGCAAGGAAGACCTCGAGGTTGCGCCGCGCGCCACCGCGGGTGAACGGCTGCGCGCTGTCAGAGAGGGTTTCTGGGCCTTGCTGCTTCCGGTGATCATCATTGGCGGTATTCGCTTCGGCGTTTTCACCCCGACCGAAGCGGCGGTTGTGGCGGCAGTTTACGCCATTTTTGTTTCAACTTTGGTTTATCGTGAACTCAACTTGAAAGCCTTGTTCCATGTGCTGGTCAGTGCAGGGCGGGCGACGGCGATGGTGATGTTCCTTGTGGGGTGCGCCATGGTTGCGGCTTGGCTGATCACGATCGCACAGTTGCCCCAACAGCTTGCCGCGATGCTCGGCCCGCTGGTCGATCATCCCCGGCTGTTGATGGCCGTGATCATGCTGATCGTGCTGGCCGTGGGCATGGTGATGGATCTGGCCCCGACGGTTCTGATCCTGGTCCCCTTGCTGATGCCGGTGGTCAAGCTGGCGGGGATCGACCCGGTCTACTTCGGCCTCATGTTCGTCATCAACACCTCGATCGGTCTGATCACACCGCCCGTGGGGAATGTACTGAATGTCGTGTGTGGCGTGGGGCGGGTGCCGATGTCTGCTGCCGTCAGGGGCGTCGCGCCCTTCATTCTCGCCTATCTCGCGCTGCTCGCTCTCTTTGTCGTTTTTCCAAACATCATCATCACCCCGATGAAATTCATCATCGGATAA
- a CDS encoding TRAP transporter small permease, with the protein MLNWLWKSLDWLIAGLTIGMIGLVFANVVLRYGFSSSLRPSVELSRLGLVWVVMMGAVVALRRNEHLAVTEFSETLFPRLVPALRRIGWVVILVCVSMLFVGSFNQMNANWGNISQLTGLPSALFYLAGALSGALMILISVVRIFSLQAFQHELGE; encoded by the coding sequence ATGTTGAACTGGCTTTGGAAAAGTCTGGATTGGCTCATAGCCGGGCTAACGATTGGCATGATCGGTCTGGTCTTTGCGAACGTCGTCTTGCGCTATGGCTTCTCATCAAGCCTTCGCCCTTCGGTGGAGCTTTCCCGCCTGGGGCTGGTGTGGGTCGTCATGATGGGGGCAGTCGTTGCGCTGCGCCGAAATGAACACCTGGCCGTGACCGAATTCTCCGAGACCCTGTTCCCGCGTCTTGTGCCTGCGCTGCGCCGGATCGGTTGGGTAGTTATCCTGGTCTGTGTGTCGATGCTGTTTGTCGGCTCTTTCAATCAGATGAATGCCAACTGGGGGAACATCTCCCAACTGACCGGTTTGCCCTCGGCGCTCTTCTACCTCGCCGGCGCTCTTTCTGGGGCGTTGATGATCCTAATCTCGGTTGTTCGCATCTTTTCCCTGCAAGCCTTCCAACACGAACTGGGGGAGTGA
- a CDS encoding LacI family DNA-binding transcriptional regulator — protein sequence MSLKKNKKIGHKVTLTDVGELAGVSAMTVSKVLRGTGRIPEETRKRVRLAAQELGYVTNQLASLLAGASSNMVGVLIPTARDVVYSDILSAINSELRPAGLRTFIGESYFDSDVDFEQVSSFLSIRPAALILHGGITRKAETLKLLKKQHCPVIQIWDVENTDFDISIGPSHVEAGRLMAEHFLSLGLERVGYVGAEMELDICAAVRANSFERTLNAHGVQLIRSVAEDLPRQAEGGEILTRRLLDHHPTIQGIHFLNDAMALGGMRVSFERGISVPDQLKIGGFNATSYVHSVRTRLTTISMSYQNIGRKAAQGVIALYSGEQVPQIQVEPITLERGNST from the coding sequence ATGAGCTTGAAAAAGAACAAGAAGATTGGTCACAAAGTGACCCTTACAGATGTTGGTGAACTGGCCGGCGTGAGCGCAATGACCGTTTCCAAGGTTCTGCGCGGCACCGGGCGAATCCCAGAAGAAACCCGCAAGAGGGTCCGGCTTGCGGCCCAAGAGTTGGGCTATGTGACCAATCAGCTTGCCAGCCTTCTGGCCGGGGCGAGCAGCAATATGGTCGGGGTGCTTATCCCGACGGCCCGCGACGTGGTCTATTCCGACATCCTGAGCGCCATCAACTCCGAACTTCGCCCTGCCGGGCTGCGGACCTTCATCGGGGAAAGCTATTTCGATTCCGATGTGGATTTCGAACAGGTCTCTTCTTTTCTGTCGATACGCCCCGCCGCGCTGATCCTGCATGGCGGGATCACCCGAAAAGCCGAGACGCTCAAGCTTTTGAAGAAACAGCATTGCCCCGTCATTCAAATCTGGGATGTGGAAAACACCGACTTCGACATCAGTATCGGCCCCTCGCACGTAGAGGCGGGCCGTCTGATGGCAGAGCATTTTCTTTCTCTTGGGCTGGAACGGGTCGGTTACGTTGGCGCCGAGATGGAACTGGACATCTGTGCGGCGGTGCGTGCCAACTCTTTCGAGCGCACCTTGAATGCCCATGGCGTGCAACTGATCCGCAGCGTGGCCGAGGACCTTCCCCGTCAGGCAGAAGGCGGCGAGATCCTGACCCGGCGGCTGCTGGATCATCACCCGACCATTCAGGGGATTCATTTTCTGAATGACGCCATGGCCCTGGGCGGGATGCGGGTCTCTTTCGAAAGAGGCATCTCTGTGCCGGATCAGCTCAAGATTGGCGGCTTCAACGCAACCTCTTATGTCCATTCGGTGCGCACCAGACTGACCACCATCAGCATGTCCTATCAAAACATTGGTCGCAAAGCGGCCCAGGGCGTCATTGCCCTCTACTCCGGTGAACAGGTGCCCCAAATCCAGGTCGAGCCGATCACCCTTGAACGTGGAAACTCCACCTGA
- a CDS encoding substrate-binding domain-containing protein: protein MATSAFCAISSAALADGGQTKLPLLELPGIEDRDYWVPGEVNVEGKLEAMQAVVGAKAVPFAGTQAEPIQIAMIYPSADTSDFWARNYIAMTKRLEELGIQFETTEFASRQIEHSLQSTYANQVVQDADLYDFVIFGPSELAIQADNIDKMAASEGFSTFVWAFHTPLKDLKNQPDGWFDFSSAAGALTMCDYMLGRLGNDVTMAMNRGIPGITDDQRSGDFKACVEEKGNWTTIYEHYGEYQREGGFEGTSLILQAYPEATVIHNANTAMAMGSVEAQISVGKEKEVFSTGWGGTGLELDAIRRGELDATPMRMGDDVGAATAEAIKAHLEGRSDELPFVFLGRITVAHDQMSAEEIDALEAEAFRFSGVGALER, encoded by the coding sequence ATGGCGACAAGCGCATTCTGTGCCATTTCTTCAGCTGCCCTGGCCGATGGTGGCCAAACCAAACTGCCCCTGCTGGAATTGCCGGGCATCGAAGACCGAGATTATTGGGTTCCCGGCGAGGTGAATGTCGAAGGCAAGCTGGAAGCCATGCAGGCGGTTGTCGGCGCCAAGGCGGTGCCCTTTGCCGGGACACAGGCAGAGCCTATTCAGATCGCTATGATCTATCCCTCGGCGGATACGTCCGATTTCTGGGCGCGCAACTACATCGCCATGACCAAGCGCCTGGAAGAGCTGGGCATTCAGTTTGAGACGACCGAATTCGCAAGCCGTCAGATCGAACATTCGCTGCAATCGACTTATGCCAACCAGGTTGTGCAGGATGCCGATCTTTATGACTTTGTGATCTTCGGCCCCTCTGAACTGGCAATCCAGGCGGACAATATCGACAAGATGGCGGCGAGTGAGGGGTTTTCGACCTTTGTCTGGGCTTTCCATACGCCGCTGAAGGATCTGAAGAACCAACCGGACGGCTGGTTCGATTTCAGCTCGGCGGCCGGGGCCCTGACCATGTGCGACTATATGCTGGGTCGGCTGGGCAATGATGTGACCATGGCGATGAACCGCGGGATTCCGGGGATCACCGACGACCAGCGGTCAGGCGACTTCAAAGCCTGCGTCGAGGAAAAGGGCAACTGGACCACGATCTATGAACACTATGGCGAGTATCAGCGGGAAGGGGGCTTTGAGGGCACTTCACTGATCCTGCAAGCCTATCCCGAAGCCACGGTCATTCACAACGCCAACACCGCCATGGCCATGGGTTCGGTCGAAGCACAGATCTCCGTCGGCAAAGAGAAGGAAGTCTTCTCGACCGGATGGGGTGGCACCGGCCTGGAGCTTGACGCGATCCGCCGTGGAGAGCTTGACGCGACCCCGATGCGGATGGGCGACGATGTTGGCGCGGCCACGGCAGAGGCGATCAAGGCGCATCTGGAAGGACGCTCGGATGAGTTGCCGTTTGTTTTCCTGGGGCGGATCACTGTCGCTCATGACCAGATGTCGGCCGAAGAGATCGACGCACTGGAGGCGGAAGCATTCCGTTTCTCGGGGGTTGGCGCTCTGGAACGCTAA